A single window of Alkalispirochaeta americana DNA harbors:
- a CDS encoding protein-glutamate methylesterase/protein-glutamine glutaminase: MAGKIKVMIIDDSAVVRQTLTQIFEQNSDFEVVGIAPDPYIAAKKMASCAPDVITLDIEMPRMDGLSFLRHLMRQHPMPVVICSSMAESGSVNALTALEYGALEIVEKPKVGTKTFLEESRVRVYDAVRAAYAARFSIPSLHGSAPSGSVESREAPAPPRKQDIPPGSRSRREEGLQPKQTADAILPPPTGKRIPDTTEKIVCVGASTGGTEALRVFLEEMPLNAPGIVIVQHMPEKFTAAFATRLDSLCEITVKEAEHNDTILTGRALIAPGNKHLLIRRSGARYYVEVREGPLVSRHRPSVDVLFRSAAQSAGQNAIGVIMTGMGDDGARGMKEMHDVGAWTIAQDEKSCIVYGMPQEAVKRGAVDQIVGLNEIVRNVLERVGRSGSIDSHR, encoded by the coding sequence ATGGCAGGAAAAATAAAAGTAATGATCATTGATGATTCTGCTGTGGTCCGGCAAACCCTTACCCAGATCTTTGAGCAGAACAGCGATTTCGAAGTGGTTGGAATCGCTCCTGATCCCTACATAGCAGCCAAGAAAATGGCCTCCTGTGCTCCCGATGTCATAACCCTGGACATCGAGATGCCCCGCATGGACGGTTTGAGTTTTCTCCGCCATCTCATGCGTCAGCACCCCATGCCGGTGGTGATCTGCTCCTCCATGGCAGAATCCGGTTCCGTGAATGCCCTGACGGCGCTGGAATACGGCGCTCTGGAAATTGTGGAAAAACCCAAGGTTGGTACCAAGACCTTTTTGGAAGAGTCCCGGGTCCGGGTTTATGACGCTGTCCGGGCTGCCTACGCAGCGCGGTTCTCAATCCCCTCGCTTCACGGCTCGGCCCCTTCGGGTTCAGTGGAATCCCGGGAGGCTCCTGCGCCGCCACGGAAACAGGATATACCCCCTGGCAGTCGCTCTCGCCGGGAGGAAGGCCTTCAGCCCAAGCAAACCGCCGACGCCATCCTGCCGCCCCCCACTGGAAAGAGAATCCCCGATACAACGGAAAAGATCGTCTGTGTCGGAGCTTCCACGGGAGGAACCGAAGCGTTGCGGGTTTTCCTGGAAGAGATGCCTCTGAACGCTCCGGGGATCGTTATTGTTCAGCATATGCCGGAGAAGTTCACCGCCGCCTTTGCAACCCGCCTGGATTCGCTCTGCGAGATTACTGTGAAGGAAGCCGAGCATAATGACACGATTCTCACGGGCCGTGCTCTCATCGCTCCTGGCAACAAGCATCTCCTGATTCGGCGCAGCGGAGCCCGTTATTATGTGGAAGTTCGGGAGGGCCCGCTGGTGAGTCGCCATCGCCCCTCGGTGGATGTCCTCTTTCGGTCCGCTGCCCAGAGTGCCGGTCAAAACGCAATCGGTGTGATCATGACAGGCATGGGAGACGATGGAGCCCGGGGAATGAAGGAGATGCACGATGTCGGGGCCTGGACGATCGCCCAGGATGAGAAAAGCTGCATCGTCTACGGGATGCCCCAGGAGGCGGTAAAACGTGGTGCTGTTGACCAGATCGTTGGATTAAACGAGATCGTTCGAAACGTTCTTGAACGGGTGGGGCGCAGTGGTAGCATCGATTCTCATCGTTGA